From the genome of Gambusia affinis linkage group LG04, SWU_Gaff_1.0, whole genome shotgun sequence:
GAGAGTTCAGCAGTGTGCCTATCCAACGGGACATGGAGTTCCCCTGCACCAGAGTGCATACGTACGTAATTATTTAAAGTCATTTCACTTCATCTAATGCATTTAGGGGTTTGGTGAAAATTTgtatacagaaaataaactacCGTATTTTACTGTAGGTCTTTTTTAGGcgtttttaaatgacaaaatgctATGAAACACATGCATGTTTCATAGCATTAAATCAGTAGAATTTTGCGTATGACTGaagattttgaacaaatacggaaaaaatattaactgaatACTGAAACGGTTCatctaaaaaaacacacacacacacaagaggTTAGTTTTGTGTAATAATCAGTGTATCTCAAACAGACATTTCTCCAGAACAGAGTAAAATTTAGGAATATGTGAACcacatttataaatgttctCCAAAGATCTTTTACCAAAGCAAATGCACTATTGTTTTCTAATCTTTCAGTCACACAATACACATCAATGTAACCTTAAGGACTGTAGTTAAAGAAAGAGACTAGGTAGAGCATGTCAAAGGAATTTAActgctttttgtctctttcataAAAACAGTCATTGGGATATCACACAGACTCCGTCCCAATAAATACCTTCTACGACAGCAAACGAATACGGCTGAGAGCAAGGTGAATAAGTATCTCGCAACAAAAAAGGCCCCCtgtgatattttcaaaatggccaTCATTATCTTTGCAAATTACCCAACAAATTTGCTACAAGGACAGCTTTAGAGCCTAAAGAGCCACTAATACTCATGCTCCCACAATCCCCCAAAGTgattcaccttttttttttctttttttttttttttacatagactTCAACTGTATATCCATGTaaaaatttttgaaatgttttattcaaaagatGGGAAAAATTGAAATTGATGGGGTTTTGTCTTGGTAGCTGTACTCTGCGGTCTCGCTCCTGTCCCACTGTATGGAATGGTCGTTTACGACAAGGTGATCAGAGGAAACACGGTCAATTACGGCCTCACGGCGACGTATATCTGCAATCCCCCGTACGCACTTATCGGCAACCCAGTTGCAGAGTGCACCGCCAGCGGGACCTGGACCAAGACACCAGAGTGTCAAGGTAAGAGAAGGTGGTAAAATAGTACATATTAGTACCCAAATATGTACTAATTGGGTTTTCGTACAACCCaattacattcaaagtctatgaaAGTTTATTTACGTTTTCCTGgcaaataagaggaaaaaataagagTAAACGAATGTGTTTCTTCACAGTGGTGACCTGCCCTCCACCAGAGAGCATTGAAAGAGGCTACATGTCAATCAATGAGAAGAGGGAGTTTTTCTACGGGGAAAGAGTCAAGTATGGCTGCGAGAGTCCATATGTGCTGGACGGAAATACAGGGGTGATCTGCCAGGAGAATGGACGGTGGTCTGAAAAGCCATTTTGCAAAGGTAATTCTGCAGGgaatcacaaaatataaaacattaaaatccaaatgtgcagaataaaaataggtgttttctttttcagagtcTAATCGGGTTTTGTTTGAGTTTGCATCTTTACTGCAATCATAAACTTTAGCCATGtttccaattttatttcatcttaaaaCTTGGCTtagcactttatttatttattacataacATAAATATTCTGCACTGATCAATTAATAACACAAAGATTATCAATATTCACTTataccaaatgtttttttgtttttttttaaatgctgtactttttttttttccaaacgtGTTTTCCTCCAGCTCCTTGTTCTGTTAACTTACAAAGAGCAAGAATTTTGCACAACGGGAAGAAAATCTGGATTGAAAACTTCCAGCCGAACCGTGTCTTACACCTAGACATCGTCTCTGTCTACTGCATGAACGAAGCCATGAAATGTGGTTATGCCGTGCCGACCCAGTGCATCGATGGAACGCTAAACATCCCCGAATGCTTTGAAGGTACgagtcattttattaaaaaaaaaaaaaaaaaagataaaaaaaaaaatgaattgaaaaaaaGCTGTAGTCGAGTCATAATGTTTTGACTCAACTGAAGAACACTCggctccaaaatgttttctcagtaaCACAGTCAGAGGTTTAGCAGATATTAAATAGAACGCTACTATTAGTATTAATCTATGAAACGCAGCATTTTATTACTGCAGAGATATGAAGAATCAGTCTGAATTTATAGCACGTTATCATGACAACACTCTGCAGTACCTAATATTAAAGTGAAAACCTAAATCAATATCTATCTGTCTATTTGAAGTGTAATTACATGATATTGGCAAACTTCCTCTGTGTATTTGTTATGTGTGCTGTTTCAGAACCCAGTGAGCTGGAGTACACATTGAAGCCAAATTCACTTCCATCAGAGATCAACCAGTGCTGAAGTGGCAGATATTTTCTATCCTGAGGCTGTCATAAATTTCCACTACctttcaaagaaaagaagatgATTTCAATCTGTCTGAGattttattgtataatttttattattattgttattattataaattaatgtCATATAACTTCAAATGTAATATGCAGaacttcatttaatttgaatggTGCGTCACTAAGGTGTCATTCTGGCCACATGCCTTTGAGATTTCTGTTGTAACTGTCACAGCTGAAATGTGGTATGGTTTGAGGGCATGAAAATATccaataaatactttattgcTTAATAAAAGTATGATCTGCAATCTCACACACAGTGTGAGACTAAATTTACCAGGGTGGGGGGCAAGGAATGGCgacagttttggttttttgtttgtttgttttttttactttcactggTGAGATTGTTTACATGCGCTCAGTTTTTCCGAAAGTTAAAGCAGCTCCCCATTCCCTTCTTGTGGTTTAAATGCTGCGTTCCAGTTGTACACGGAGCTGGGAAATTCCGACTTCCTAGTCTGAAAGATTGAGTGGAACGGCCTCGGAAGTCGGATAATTTCCCACTGGGAACCTGGGAACATCTCCAATTGTAAGGCAGATTTCGCATTTCAATAAGGGCGCTCCTCGTATCAAGGAGGATGTAAGTAAAATGTGGTAGAAACACGTTTCTTTCACAAGGCACGTATGTAAAAGTGCGTCCGAAATCAAcgtgaaactgaaaaattaaaagtggtTTGTGcttatggaaagaaaaacttaaaattatgaTTATAAAACCTATT
Proteins encoded in this window:
- the LOC122829349 gene encoding beta-2-glycoprotein 1-like; protein product: MERLFLLCSGLLATTVTSQHNVCSRPELSGNIEMSGIQRFSSPGEELALSCKEGYTPVSGPRKIVCTINGVWTSTKLKCIPKQCPHPELITNGELFYEDTVYQSTINYTCHEGYMMTGESSAVCLSNGTWSSPAPECIPVLCGLAPVPLYGMVVYDKVIRGNTVNYGLTATYICNPPYALIGNPVAECTASGTWTKTPECQVVTCPPPESIERGYMSINEKREFFYGERVKYGCESPYVLDGNTGVICQENGRWSEKPFCKAPCSVNLQRARILHNGKKIWIENFQPNRVLHLDIVSVYCMNEAMKCGYAVPTQCIDGTLNIPECFEEPSELEYTLKPNSLPSEINQC